The genomic interval CATATATGTTATCACTTCTTAGAAAAAAGGCAATAAGAACAACAGTAGACACAAGACCATCCATACATTCAGCAATGGACGATTTGCCTGATGATATAAAAACAGAAACCCAAAAGCACATAAACACAATATGTGACATACTGGTAGACAGTCAGGCGGATAATCTTGCAAAACAAATAATTAAAAGAACATTAGAACTGGTATGGAACCTGCCGGCATCAGAAAACCATCACCATTCAGGCGAGTTCGGGCTTTTTTTACACTCTCTTGAGGCAGCAATTAACAGTCTGATGATATTTGAAAATAAGCTTTTTTTTCAACACAGCAGTGAAGGCAGTATTGACTCGCTAAAAACAAGAAAGTCTAAGCCCAAAGAACAGTATGCCTTTTTGCTGTCAGGACTGCTTTTGGATATTCGTGAAGCATTTAGGTTTTTAGTTGAAGGTGATAGCAAGCAACAACATCATGATGATCCAAGAATACATCACCTAATAGCTTATTTTAACGACTACATAAAAACAGGAACAGACCAACAAGACCCATATCTTCGATACAATATGTATATATCAAAAATGCTTGAGTCAGTTAGAAATTATGGAGATTTTATTGATTTAGATAGTATTAATATCGAAGAAAGGGAACTGTATTCTTATTTTATATCAGGTCTGATGCACGATATAGGAAAGGCTCTTGATGTTGTTGTGTCTTCCCAAAACGATATATGGAATCCATTTAAAGAGGGTTTGTATCATTTTTACATAAGGAACAATAGAAACATTACAATCAAGCACAAAGACA from Dissulfurispira thermophila carries:
- a CDS encoding TraI domain-containing protein; protein product: MLSLLRKKAIRTTVDTRPSIHSAMDDLPDDIKTETQKHINTICDILVDSQADNLAKQIIKRTLELVWNLPASENHHHSGEFGLFLHSLEAAINSLMIFENKLFFQHSSEGSIDSLKTRKSKPKEQYAFLLSGLLLDIREAFRFLVEGDSKQQHHDDPRIHHLIAYFNDYIKTGTDQQDPYLRYNMYISKMLESVRNYGDFIDLDSINIEERELYSYFISGLMHDIGKALDVVVSSQNDIWNPFKEGLYHFYIRNNRNITIKHKDNRTYSLHRKVSPAFVSLLVSPEDIQYIGHHNFAELVEYLSSPSHIGNKFKKTIEADMASTQQDISSSLPVADIAGGVISELRNILLSGKYPFNSYMPGAWIMEDYTAVAIRIAEEARFATLNNEKNKKPIDFSALLKTLVERKYVKAEDWKCIYLMDIETQGKAFQQKVIQFKNSTLWDNNVPEICKLKLKFNIHSKN